One window of Treponema denticola genomic DNA carries:
- a CDS encoding alpha-amylase family glycosyl hydrolase → MSTDFFFQEMEFHINGDVRKKCNLKSSLFSSCGNVIFENISEVHNFVFNFNSLVNAGLFGEGQAHLKAGELNAMGILDEVLHYVLRLYRQNIDADFFVKGYEFIEEEFKNKSLHSLDFLLKEFCKDFPPKDVYTDKLSLDEWFESNDSSSNVPNKVLAFEEFILLCLANRNPANAQFEVLFNDSNLKTIDSYGIFWDRIKKWSKKNKPIGSRLGKEQSGLDILSFLEEPIKRCPNSILDQLKYIKENWSRFTQNLLLKLLGAEDLIREEEKAGWAPPQGGSFDAPVYTFENLLKEYEAFTPDKNWMPNLVLIAKSTLVWLDQLSKKYSAPITRLDQIPDEELKFFADAGITGLWLIGVWQRSEASRRIKEICGNPEAAASAYSIYDYDIAEELGGWPALANLRERAWKFGIRMAADMVPNHTGLDSKWIMEDPNLFLQTGESPFPAYNYDTENLSRDGRTSVYLENGYYSKTDCAVVFKRIDNYSGDVRYIYHGNDGTGLPWNDTAQIDFLNSEAREKVIQKILHVARNFPIIRFDAAMVLAKKHIRRLWYPAPGSGGDIASRSRYALSIEEFERRIPEEFWREVVDRCAKEAPDTLLLAEAFWMMEGYFVRTLGMHRVYNSAFMNMLKKEENAKYRETIKNTLEFDPEVLRRYVNFMNNPDEETAIAQFGDGDKYFGVCTMMSAMPGLPMFGHGQLEGFTEKYGMEYKRAYKDEAVNSGLLERHKKEIFPLLKKRYIFSDVEKFRLFDFWNEGNVNENVFVWSNFFNGERSLIFYNNAYERASGWIKLSAAFAVKKSQNEKELRQENLMDSLNLNSGEDYFTVFYEQRSFLFFLRKNSELAEKGFFAALDGYQCQVFLNINEIKDDEGYYRELYQKVDGRGFKDIEFEINKCKYGALYNTIHDLCAKDLFPQISDYCETYKKETIEDVSEKLYPRLLNFFTTFEEVFFKTFPYDEEKESLNSLKEKNKIRALCFKNSIDCFLYLCSNESSLIDENIKDERLKTQERLFINALKSLVFDTKENVLLYTAGLLLSALFKFFPKEKIKLCRFDSALTELLCSFGVPELNAKSSLFLLSRLFCLPETEKDFFENSGSSKDCVKDFMDFCVHDEVLKNYLGLNEWNGELWFNKESTERLILIYILFKLVWKDWPEDGVHKCNILSLNFYAGIYSDMTKIFSAAEYKLKNIIDFSSQKT, encoded by the coding sequence ATGAGTACGGACTTTTTTTTTCAAGAAATGGAATTTCACATTAATGGAGATGTCCGCAAAAAGTGTAATTTAAAGTCTTCTCTTTTTTCTTCATGCGGAAATGTCATATTTGAAAATATTTCCGAAGTTCATAATTTTGTGTTTAATTTTAATTCTCTTGTAAACGCAGGTCTTTTTGGAGAAGGTCAAGCTCATTTAAAAGCAGGCGAATTAAATGCGATGGGAATTTTAGATGAAGTTCTTCATTATGTTTTAAGGCTTTACCGTCAAAATATTGATGCCGATTTTTTTGTTAAAGGATATGAATTTATCGAAGAAGAATTTAAAAATAAAAGTCTTCACAGTCTTGATTTTTTATTAAAAGAGTTTTGTAAAGATTTCCCCCCAAAGGATGTTTACACGGATAAGCTCTCCTTAGATGAGTGGTTTGAATCAAATGACAGCTCATCAAATGTACCCAATAAAGTGCTGGCCTTTGAAGAGTTTATTTTACTCTGTCTTGCAAATAGAAATCCTGCGAATGCACAGTTTGAGGTTTTATTTAATGATTCAAATTTAAAAACAATCGATTCATACGGTATTTTTTGGGACAGGATAAAAAAGTGGTCAAAAAAAAATAAGCCCATAGGAAGCCGATTAGGAAAAGAACAAAGCGGCCTTGATATTCTTTCTTTTTTGGAAGAACCCATTAAGCGTTGTCCAAATAGCATTTTAGACCAGCTTAAATATATAAAAGAAAACTGGAGCCGGTTTACTCAAAATCTTTTGCTTAAACTTTTGGGTGCCGAGGACTTAATAAGAGAAGAAGAAAAAGCCGGCTGGGCTCCGCCTCAAGGAGGCAGCTTTGATGCTCCGGTCTACACATTTGAAAATTTGTTAAAAGAATACGAGGCCTTCACTCCCGATAAAAATTGGATGCCCAATTTGGTTTTAATAGCAAAGAGCACTTTGGTTTGGCTGGATCAGTTAAGTAAAAAATATTCCGCACCGATTACACGTCTCGATCAAATCCCAGATGAAGAGCTTAAATTTTTTGCAGATGCGGGAATTACGGGGCTTTGGTTAATCGGCGTTTGGCAGCGTTCCGAGGCGAGCCGCCGTATTAAAGAAATTTGCGGAAATCCTGAAGCTGCTGCAAGTGCATACAGTATCTATGACTATGACATTGCAGAAGAACTAGGCGGCTGGCCGGCTCTGGCTAATTTACGGGAAAGAGCTTGGAAATTCGGAATCAGAATGGCAGCCGACATGGTTCCCAATCATACGGGCCTTGATTCCAAATGGATTATGGAAGACCCGAATCTTTTTTTGCAGACAGGGGAGTCTCCTTTTCCTGCCTATAATTACGATACTGAAAATCTTTCCCGAGACGGAAGAACAAGCGTTTATCTTGAAAACGGTTATTATTCAAAGACGGACTGTGCCGTGGTTTTTAAGCGTATCGATAACTATTCCGGGGATGTACGTTATATTTATCATGGAAATGACGGCACGGGACTTCCCTGGAACGATACGGCTCAAATAGATTTTTTAAACAGTGAAGCCCGCGAAAAGGTTATTCAAAAAATTCTCCATGTTGCAAGGAATTTTCCCATCATACGCTTTGATGCCGCTATGGTTCTCGCTAAAAAACATATTCGCCGCCTCTGGTATCCGGCTCCAGGTTCAGGCGGAGACATTGCAAGCCGCTCCCGCTATGCCCTCTCTATTGAAGAATTTGAAAGGAGAATCCCCGAAGAATTTTGGAGAGAGGTTGTAGACCGCTGTGCAAAAGAAGCCCCCGACACCCTCTTACTTGCCGAAGCCTTTTGGATGATGGAAGGCTATTTTGTCCGCACCCTCGGAATGCACCGAGTATATAATTCCGCCTTTATGAATATGCTCAAAAAAGAAGAAAACGCAAAATATAGGGAAACCATAAAAAATACCCTTGAATTCGATCCTGAGGTATTAAGGCGTTATGTCAATTTTATGAATAACCCTGATGAAGAAACTGCCATAGCCCAATTCGGAGACGGAGATAAATACTTCGGTGTCTGCACGATGATGTCGGCTATGCCTGGGCTGCCTATGTTCGGGCACGGTCAGCTAGAGGGCTTTACCGAAAAGTACGGCATGGAATATAAAAGAGCTTATAAGGATGAAGCTGTAAACTCCGGCCTGCTTGAAAGACATAAAAAGGAAATTTTTCCTCTTTTAAAAAAACGCTATATTTTTTCTGATGTTGAAAAATTTAGACTATTTGATTTTTGGAATGAAGGAAATGTAAACGAAAATGTTTTTGTTTGGTCGAATTTTTTTAACGGAGAGCGCTCATTGATTTTTTACAATAATGCCTATGAAAGAGCATCGGGCTGGATTAAGCTTTCGGCGGCCTTTGCCGTAAAAAAATCGCAAAATGAAAAAGAATTAAGGCAGGAAAATCTTATGGACTCTCTTAATTTAAATTCGGGAGAGGACTATTTTACGGTGTTTTATGAACAGCGTTCTTTCTTATTCTTTTTAAGAAAAAATTCCGAGCTTGCCGAAAAAGGCTTTTTTGCAGCTTTGGACGGGTATCAATGCCAAGTATTTTTAAATATCAATGAGATTAAGGACGATGAGGGCTATTATAGGGAGCTTTATCAAAAAGTGGATGGGAGGGGTTTTAAAGATATTGAATTTGAAATAAATAAATGTAAGTATGGCGCTCTTTACAATACCATTCACGACTTATGCGCTAAAGACTTATTCCCTCAAATTTCGGATTATTGTGAAACCTATAAAAAAGAAACAATTGAAGATGTATCAGAAAAACTTTACCCGAGATTATTGAATTTTTTTACTACCTTTGAAGAAGTGTTTTTTAAAACCTTTCCTTATGATGAAGAAAAAGAAAGCTTAAACAGTCTTAAAGAAAAAAATAAGATCCGCGCTTTGTGTTTTAAAAATTCGATAGATTGCTTTTTATATCTTTGTTCAAATGAGTCTTCTTTGATTGATGAAAATATTAAGGACGAAAGGCTTAAAACCCAAGAACGGCTCTTTATAAATGCTCTCAAGTCTTTGGTTTTTGACACAAAAGAGAATGTACTTTTGTATACGGCAGGCCTTTTATTGTCGGCTCTGTTTAAATTTTTTCCTAAAGAAAAGATTAAACTGTGTCGTTTTGATTCTGCTCTTACCGAGCTTCTTTGCTCTTTCGGTGTTCCGGAATTAAATGCAAAAAGCTCCTTATTTTTGTTAAGCCGTTTATTTTGCTTACCTGAAACTGAGAAAGATTTTTTTGAAAATTCGGGTTCAAGCAAGGATTGCGTTAAAGACTTTATGGATTTTTGTGTACATGATGAAGTGCTAAAAAACTATTTAGGTTTAAACGAGTGGAATGGGGAGCTTTGGTTTAATAAAGAATCTACTGAAAGGCTGATTTTAATTTATATTTTGTTTAAACTTGTATGGAAAGATTGGCCTGAAGATGGTGTACATAAATGCAACATTTTATCTTTAAACTTTTATGCAGGAATTTATTCGGATATGACCAAGATATTTTCAGCTGCCGAATATAAGCTGAAAAATATTATTGATTTTTCAAGTCAAAAGACCTAG
- a CDS encoding threonine synthase, producing MDLVSTRNNNKIVSFYEAVTNCMPADGGLYIPKDALDLSDWAYHLNETSSFTSIAGALTSAILREEFSPAVSERIAVSAFGNYSPRVRQLDEKFFLLDLFHGPTGCHRDFGFLWFASVLEHILTITDKKAIVLGTGTKKNGQSMAAAFWNKKRVKTLLIHPKGYASGIPEEYLAENGGSIYSVECDGDVKDVENLKRAIYLDRNLVEKYSLTLANTVNIGRLLPQIFFYFYAFTRFKKHSFGEIYYALHSGNYGNLSAGLFAWKSGLSLNGFITDSTPELSVDKDGDCFCKTMEVPLSQRSAADPVSPSNIERLEQIFEISPAIMKALIFPKQVDPKDYKELIRKAYQRYGIMIDTSTAAAYGAAIKSKILKNKGPETIVLISKDHPAFEADIIEDACGEKPTQPEYMKGLDKPIKNIKKIQPSKKEIENMLEYMER from the coding sequence ATGGATTTAGTAAGTACAAGAAACAATAATAAGATTGTATCCTTTTATGAGGCAGTAACAAACTGTATGCCTGCTGACGGAGGGCTTTATATTCCGAAAGATGCCCTAGACTTAAGCGATTGGGCCTATCACCTTAACGAAACTTCAAGTTTTACATCTATTGCGGGAGCCTTAACCTCTGCAATCCTACGAGAAGAATTCAGCCCTGCCGTTTCGGAACGTATTGCCGTTTCAGCTTTTGGGAACTACAGCCCCAGAGTGCGCCAACTGGACGAAAAATTCTTTTTGCTGGACCTTTTTCACGGTCCTACAGGCTGCCACAGAGATTTCGGCTTTTTATGGTTTGCTTCAGTTCTTGAACATATTTTAACTATAACCGATAAAAAAGCCATAGTTTTAGGAACAGGAACCAAAAAGAACGGTCAAAGCATGGCAGCCGCTTTTTGGAACAAAAAAAGAGTGAAGACTCTTTTAATACATCCCAAAGGTTATGCATCCGGTATACCGGAAGAATATTTAGCCGAAAACGGAGGTTCTATTTACTCCGTAGAATGTGATGGAGATGTAAAGGATGTCGAAAACTTAAAAAGAGCCATATATCTTGACAGAAATCTTGTAGAAAAATACAGCCTTACCTTGGCAAATACGGTAAACATAGGCAGACTTTTGCCCCAAATATTTTTCTATTTTTATGCTTTTACCCGCTTTAAAAAACACTCTTTTGGCGAAATCTATTATGCCCTCCACTCCGGTAATTACGGAAACCTTTCGGCGGGACTTTTTGCATGGAAGAGCGGCCTTTCATTAAACGGGTTTATAACCGATTCTACACCTGAACTTTCGGTAGACAAGGACGGAGACTGCTTTTGCAAAACTATGGAAGTTCCTTTGAGCCAAAGAAGTGCCGCGGATCCTGTAAGCCCCTCAAATATTGAGCGCTTGGAACAGATTTTTGAAATAAGCCCGGCAATTATGAAGGCCTTAATTTTTCCTAAACAGGTAGATCCTAAAGACTATAAGGAGCTTATTAGAAAGGCCTATCAAAGATATGGAATTATGATAGATACTTCGACAGCCGCAGCCTATGGAGCCGCCATAAAAAGTAAAATTTTAAAAAATAAGGGGCCTGAAACCATTGTTCTTATTTCAAAGGATCATCCTGCCTTTGAAGCCGATATAATCGAGGATGCCTGCGGTGAAAAGCCTACTCAACCTGAATACATGAAAGGTTTGGATAAACCTATAAAAAATATAAAAAAGATACAGCCATCTAAAAAAGAAATAGAAAATATGCTAGAATATATGGAGAGGTAG
- a CDS encoding DUF2156 domain-containing protein, with amino-acid sequence MSIPQYPEFAPISPDMQSEMEFYLKRLPDGISELTFLNLYLFRHNYKYQVTKTEKLLIIIGEYKGESFFITPCCTVDVEITKELLAKYKKWMILSKSFLDNNTNVFNLPFLKELKIEEDRDNFDYVYLRKDLAELKGKDFHKKKTHINKFEKSYDKITIEPLTLENVEDAKKVLEEWNSTKPDSNPENSDYEAALEALSILSRTSMMGIILYVWDEPVAWTLAEITQNNKTAVILFEKALASYKGSFQYINYAFAGYLPEYIEFINREQDLGDEGLRQAKMTYKPIKFIKKYRILS; translated from the coding sequence ATGAGTATACCACAGTATCCCGAATTTGCACCCATTTCGCCGGACATGCAGTCCGAAATGGAATTTTACTTAAAAAGGCTTCCTGACGGAATCTCGGAGCTTACTTTTTTAAATTTATACCTTTTTAGACATAATTATAAATATCAGGTAACAAAAACCGAAAAATTATTGATAATAATAGGGGAATATAAGGGCGAAAGCTTTTTTATAACCCCATGCTGTACGGTAGATGTCGAAATAACAAAGGAATTATTGGCAAAATATAAAAAATGGATGATTCTTTCAAAATCTTTTTTAGATAATAACACAAATGTATTCAATCTGCCTTTTTTAAAAGAACTAAAAATCGAAGAGGACAGGGATAATTTTGACTATGTTTATCTCAGAAAGGATTTGGCCGAGTTAAAGGGTAAGGATTTTCATAAAAAAAAGACCCATATAAACAAGTTTGAGAAATCTTATGACAAAATAACAATCGAACCTCTTACTCTCGAAAATGTGGAAGATGCCAAAAAAGTCCTTGAAGAATGGAACAGCACAAAACCGGACTCAAATCCTGAAAATTCCGACTATGAAGCAGCCTTAGAAGCCCTATCAATCTTAAGCAGAACCTCAATGATGGGCATCATTCTCTATGTTTGGGATGAACCTGTGGCTTGGACTCTTGCAGAAATAACACAAAACAATAAAACCGCCGTTATTTTATTTGAAAAAGCCTTGGCTTCTTACAAAGGGAGTTTTCAGTACATCAATTATGCCTTTGCAGGTTATCTGCCCGAATACATAGAATTTATCAACAGAGAGCAGGATTTAGGGGATGAGGGCTTAAGACAAGCAAAAATGACATATAAACCGATAAAATTTATAAAAAAGTATAGAATTTTATCTTAA